Below is a window of Mus caroli chromosome 2, CAROLI_EIJ_v1.1, whole genome shotgun sequence DNA.
NNNNNNNNNNNNNNNNNNNNNNNNNNNNNNNNNNNNNNNNNNNNNNNNNNNNNNNNNNNNNNNNNNNNNNNNNNNNNNNNNNNNNNNNNNNNNNNNNNNNNNNNNNNNNNNNNNNNNNNNNNNNNNNNNNNNNNNNNNNNNNNNNNNNNNNNNNNNNNNNNNNNNNNNNNNNNNNNNNNNNNNNNNNNNNNNNNNNNNNNNNNNNNNNNNNNNNNNNNNNNNNNNNNNNNNNNNNNNNNNNNNNNNNNNNNNNNNNNNNNNNNNNNNNNNNNNNNNNNNNNNNNNNNNNNNNNNNNNNNNNNNNNNNNNNNNNNNNNNNNNNNNNNNNNNNNNNNNNNNNNNNNNNNNNNNNNNNNNNNNNNNNNNNNNNNNNNNNNNNNNNNNNNNNNNNNNNNNNNNNNNNNNNNNNNNNNNNNNNNNNNNNNNNNNNNNNNNNNNNNNNNNNNNNNNNNNNNNNNNNNNNNNNNNNNNNNNNNNNNNNNNNNNNNNNNNNNNNNNNNNNNNNNNNNNNNNNNNNNNNNNNNNNNNNNNNNNNNNNNNNNNNNNNNNNNNNNNNNNNNNNNNNNNNNNNNNNNNNNNNNNNNNNNNNNNNNNNNNNNNNNNNNNNNNNNNNNNNNNNNNNNNNNNNNNNNNNNNNNNNNNNNNNNNNNNNNNNNNNNNNNNNNNNNNNNNNNNNNNNNNNNNNNNNNNNNNNNNNNNNNNNNNNNNNNNNNNNNNNNNNNNNNNNNNNNNNNNNNNNNNNNNNNNNNNNNNNNNNNNNNNNNNNNNNNNNNNNNNNNNNNNNNNNNNNNNNNNNNNNNNNNNNNNNNNNNNNNNNNNNNNNNNNNNNNNNNNNNNNNNNNNNNNNNNNNNNNNNNNNNNNNNNNNNNNNNNNNNNNNNNNNNNNNNNNNNNNNNNNNNNNNNNNNNNNNNNNNNNNNNNNNNNNNNNNNNNNNNNNNNNNNNNNNNNNNNNNNNNNNNNNNNNNNNNNNNNNNNNNNNNNNNNNNNNNNNNNNNNNNNNNNNNNNNNNNaatgggggacttttgggatagcattggaaatgtaattgaggaaaatacgtaataaaaaaaaatattaaaaaaaaaaaaagaaaatgaccacaGGGCTAAAGGTGTTCCAGGGGCTCAGTGCAGACGTCATCAGAATTCCAATATGGTTttcatagaactagaaaaaaaaaaccctaaaattcatACGGAAGCACAAAAGATCTCCAAAAGCCAAAGCAGTGCTATGCCGAAAGAGCAAAGtggggaactgaacctggatcctctgaaagagcagccaatggtcttaactcctgagccatctctccagctttccctGGCTTGAGTTCACATGGGGTTCAGGTAGATCTAGGTCTAATGTAGAGCCACTAGCTGCTTTGTTTACTCTAGACACTAATTATCTGGGATTTGAGACTTCCAACACTGTAACTGAGACAAGATGGCCACCACAGCCTAATGTGACTTGGGGGCAGATGAGTGACAGGGCTTATTCCTATGCCCTGAAGTTTTCTAATGACTGTGACCCAGTAAAGGATATTCAGAGGGACAAGGAAATGTTATTTCTTAATGTTGCATGGCCCCTCCATTCAGATCCATTCCACAGCACATCTAGTCTAGCATTCCAGGGGGGAGTAGATCCAAAGCGAGACAGAAAAGAATTACCCTGCTCATCCGTGACTGCCTTAGCAGAATGTGAGGGTACTGTAAGTCGTCTCCTTCAACGTGGTTTCTGCTCGTTGGAAAGCATCGGTGCACTGCTGACTTCAGTTGCTGACAAGTTGGAAAGTTTGCAAGGATTTGGGTGAAtatggaagacagaggaggaagaatttGACCAGCTTTACTGGAACACAGGAGAGCAAAGGGAATATGTAGGAGCGCAGAATTACCACACAGAAGACGTTAATCAGTAGAATTCCAGTTACCACCAAGTCGACATCAACAGGCTCCCCTAGAGCAGCTTCATTTTAGAAGTAATAATCAGTTAGTTACTTTCTATGGTGTGCCATCTAGTGTTCATGTTCATGTACTTCTTGGCCTAGTTAGGTTTAATAGAAGGCAGAAAGCTTGTCCTCTCGGGGTGCCCCTCTAAACACCCTGTTGTTCCTACCTTCCAGGGTTTCTTGGTCTTCCAGCTAACGCATCAGCCCAGCCTGGTGAGTCACGCACACCTTAGTCCTCCAATGATGTCTCACTATTCCCACGATGCCTAGCTCAGCTTGTGCAGCAgtccccccactccaccccactccTGTGCCTCCCAGTCCCCACACTCCCAGGTTTATTTCAGTATTACAACCTGTGCACCAGTTCAGGCAAAGCAAACCCAGCTATGCATCACAATTGTAAGCTCTTCTGGTTACCACTGAATTGGAATCACCCTGTCCCtccaaacaaaaatcaacactGAGTGTATATAGGATCGATTTAACCACCTCCATAACAGGACTAAAAGCAGACAAGCTCCTTGTGTTTGCTTTGTCAAATTCCCATGTGTTAGTTTTTggtttatcttttatttaattattatctcacttaaaattactttaaatttgtgtgtgtgtgcatgcttgagcATGTGAAAGCCTGCAGAGgttggaagagggcattggatcctctagaacCAGAGTTTCAAGGCACTGGGTGCTGCCATTGTGCAAAtgagttgaacctgggtcttttgcaagATTGGTAAGCGCTCTtgattgctgagccacctctgcagtcTCCATGCCCTTGGGGCTTGGTTGGCCTGCAGGgtaatttcatttaaaagtattcTAGTTTATTTAAAACTACCCATGCTTCTGACCTGGCGTCCTTGTGCCTCTCGCTCTTAAGGATGCATGATTCTCCCTGAGACTCATTAGTAGGCTTTTTTATCAGTGTCTCTTTCTGAAAGGGGTTGTTGTGGTATAGCTGCTTCCTCTGGGCATAGCATGACCAGTGTCTATCAAAGAGTAGAGATTGCTGAGGTGGTTACACTGGCCTCTGTAATGGTGGCAATAAAATAATCTAGGACAGAGATAGCTAGGTGTATGGTAATAGTAACAGGTCTGTGAACATTCTAGATGCAGAGGGGTGAGAAGTCACTGGACTCTCATGTGTCTTAGGTGGTACTAGAGCATACAGGAGGTGTGAGGCTGACTGAATGGGGTACCCCAAAGACTCTGTTTCGGTAAGATCATCACCTCATATTCACGTGTGATTTCTCCAGTCATGCAGATGCATTTCAGTTACCCATGCTCCTTTAACTTCATCCATATTCCACCAACGACTCAATAAATAAACTTATTGGTCTGCCTCCTaccaaaaagggggggggggaagaaagaaaattatcaataAGTTTTGGAGAAGATGAAAGGGGGTGCTCACTCACTCACCATTGGTGAGATTGCAGACTgatacagccactctggaaatcacttcgCAAAGCTAAAAGTAGATCCTCCATATGGCCCAGCTGGACCACTCTTTGATGTCTATGCAAAGGCACCAGCATCCTCCTGCCAAGACACTTGCTCAGCATGTTCACGTTGCTTCATTCATAATAGGTAGGAAATGGAATCAGCCTAAATGTCCTTTAACTGACATAATGAATAATTAAAGTTCATGTTGCAGCACAAATGTgtctgcactcacacacatcaacatcacacacacacacacacacacaccatacacatacatacacaataaatgaatgagtaaaacGTGCTTTAGTTTTCATGTGACTGTTTTCTCTGTCTGGAGGTTAAACTCTGGCCCTTCTTCTCAGTTTCATCCAGATTGGCCACAATTCAGAATTGTAACACATTTACTGGAGGGATGTAGTTCAACTGGTAACAAGGAGCGATTCCACCATATAAGGGGTGCATGACAATAACACAACTTATGCCTGTTGATGTGACTGTGATAGTTTTATTTGCTCCATTGCAAAGTTACTTTTTCTTCCAGCTTCTATGATGATAGCTTTGGAAAGACGTCGCTTTATGCAAATGCAGTTAATGAGTGCAAagttttttctctgtctccttgagAACTGAGTGTCTACATGATTTATTTGGAGTTATTTTGCAATTATTTAGTTTTCCAGATCCACATGGATAATTATTTTATAGCTGGAGTTACAATACATTTGCATTATCTTCTTATTCAAACTGTCCCATTGGAAGCTCTGTCTTTTAGCTTCTGTTTCAGAAACAATTTTATCAACTAGAGTCcaatctttttttaagatttatttattattatatctaagtatactgtagctgtcttcagacacatcagaagagggagtcagatctcattatggatggttgtgagccaccatgtggttgctggaatctgaactcaggaccttcacaaatggaagagcagtcagtgctcttaactgctgagccatctttccagcccccgaGTCCAATCTTTATGtacagttgtttttgtttttacacttaCAGTCCTTTCCTTCCTAGAGATCCTTCCCTGAATTCCAAAATTATACTAgtgcattttcttctcttccttttcagtGAGGTAGTTCTATACGCTTCTCGCCATCCACCTTTTAACATATGGTCTTCTGTgagattttgaaaaacaaaaccaaaagcccaCAGGCATTGGTCGCAGCTCCAGTTCATTCTGGGCTTTCAAATTCTGTGAGTTTAATGCGTGAATAATTTCACATAGCCACTGATACAGCATCATATGGGATCATCTCACATTGGAGATTCCTATGCTGTGCTTGTTGCTATTCAAACATCCTGCCTTCAGGTCCCTCGTGTCCCCTGGCCATCAGCTCATTGTCTTCATGGCTTTACTTTCCCCGGATGTCATGGAGATAACCCATGATAGTCGGTTCTATGCCTGAACTTGAGTGAGTTAAAGTGCAATCGGACAGATGCTAAAACACTTTTTCTGAGTGTGTCTATGAGAGTGTTTGTGGAAGAGACTAGCATTTGAATCAGTAGATGGAGTTAAGATCTGCCttgaggtggtgtgtgtgtgtgtttccattcttTTCACTACCCTTTATTGGTAAATGCTGGCTAATATGTATTCTTCTATACAATTTGGAGGATGATCTACCATAGGCATACTTCCGGTTTAGAATGGGTAGTTTCTTGAGTATATAAAAAGGCCCAGAGTAAGGCAATAAATATCAAGGGTGGATCAACAGCAAGACATCATCAAATTGAGGTCTCCAGACACCCAGCGGAGATCCACCAGGAAACCCTGGGAATGCCACCGGGTGGCATTCCTGATAAAGTCTTTGGTAGAGTTGAAGGTAGCCTCAAGTGAGACTTccaagtaaaagaacaaatagcaACATAGAGAGGGAACTTCTTCAAAGGCACGGCTTACAGATACGCAGCAGAAATGGACTGGGGTTTGAAACAGGGGCTCCCAATTGTGCTTTTCTGCACGGATGAGCTTCCTATGGCTGAACTTCTGGTTCTCGTTCCCTCTGTAGACATTTTCATGTCAGAGGATAAATACTAGTGAGCTCTGTTGGAGAGAGCCTGCCTTACAGCTGCTCTCAAGCCCCTGCTTTGCTTCAGGTTGTTTTGCTAGACTTTCCCTCACTATCACAGGGAATGGGGACCATCCCCCAGAAGGCACAATTCAAACAGTCCTGGAGAGGAGGGACCAACCGCACTTCCAAAGCCAGCTTCTTAGGGAGCTCAAATGGCGCATGAGACTTCACCAGCATAATGTGCATTACCAGCATCTAGTTCTTGGCATATCTAGGAGAGGGGATtgaggcttttttattttttaacttttaaatttgtgAAATAAACATTCAAGGGTAGTTTTATCTCCTGCGTTAGACTATCGGGTGCCTCAAGGACAAGATAATTTTTTATTGCATCACATTCTtgtatctcttttaaaaacatgaactcaaagctggaaagatggctcagcatttaagagcacttaccattctttcagaggacccaggttcagttgcgagcacccacatagtgactcactCCTGCCTGTTATTCTAGTTCCAGGGAGTCCAaatgcctcttctggcctccgagggCATTAGGCACACACATAGTCCACAGACACACtttcaggcaaaacatccacacacatagaataagacagaaacattttaaaaaatgaactcaaCGTAATTAGCAATAAAAGCAAGAACTACATTTCGTAGAATGTCTTCAGCTCACCTGGGCTCAGTCACATCGTAGGCACACTGAATACTGATCAAGGAGATTGGCTCTAAGGAATATACTACCCCTCCCCCCCGCCGCCCAGATGGGCAAAGTCATGAATATTAAGCTTCCCCTGTGTATATCTATTTGACGTGTATGacttcttcataaaaaaaaaaatcacctatacCTCCAAAATAATTTCCACATTAATAATGCATACATAAAACATCACACCATGTAAGCAATACTTATCTAGTTACTTTAATTTAGACTAAGGagaattataatttcaaagaCAATTTATTCTGAAAGATTACACACTTGTGTAAGCTCCCCAGAGTTTTACCTTGGAGGAATTTCCTGGTATTTACTTGTGATTTCATGAACCCCAGGGCACAACCATAGTGCGATTTATGGTTTCCAAGCTATCTTAATGTGCTTGATCTCCGGAGGAGTTTTAAATCTTGGGTCCCAGTTGTACTCTGGTGATAACACCCTAGCGGGTTTGttgataaaaaaatatttatttaggtgGCTTTCAAACGTGCTAACAAGTTTATTTGTGCTGTCCTCTTTAATTCCCTTTATATATTGTTCAATTAGATTTAAGACGTCTAGGGGTGTGCCGCCAACAATGGCCCTGTGGTAATAGAAATCTCCTTCTTCGAAGGGGATGAAAGCTGCAGCTTTAGTTCTTCTCTCATAGGGGAAAtctcttggctttttaaaataccaCCATGCATGGAGTTGAGCTACAGATTTGCCCAAGGTTTCTACTCCAAAGTTGTTCTTGAAGGTCTGGTTCACAGCCATCATGAAGAGAAAGTTGACTTCATATTGTATATAGTGTATGATTTTGCTATGCATGTTAATCATGTTTCTGAGATTACAGTCTTGACACATCTCTTCCTCAAATAGCCTCCATGTTTTAAGCGTCCGAAGAGGACCTAACTCAAAGTATGGTAGATTGTACGTGCTGTCAGCCAATATGTAGAAAATAACACTGTAGCCCGCCATGAAGTACTCATCAGCAGACTTTATGAAGCGTCTCAGGGGCTCTTTTGTAAAGCTAcgaaaacaaaagataaacaaacactTCACCAATTCCcagcaggtgtgtgccacttaGCATGCCAATTAACATCCAAGACATTGGTGTCTAAGAAGATAAAGATAGCCTGGCTGTGTCTGTACCTTTAGCTGTATTGGTTAGTGAAAGATAATCTGGTAAGCTTGGGGGCCTGAGAAAAGACATAAAGTTTgttaggaagaaaaggaaagagagtttAATGAACagtaatgaaaatgttttcacaAGTTCTAACATTCAGCTATTGctggataaaacaaaacaaaactaaactaaactaaaacaagTGAACAACCGCTATCCATAGTGACACAGGGCAGAAAGAAGTAATGACAGACTCGTTAGTAAGTAGTACTTTGGTTAGAGACAGTCCATGGCTGCGCATCcttatttcttcaaaatataaAGGACAACTACCAGCAGTGCATACTTTCCAGTAGCGAAGACAGCCAAGCCTATGGTAACGTTCAGTCTCTGATAATATTGCTCTAGAACTTCTCTGTTGTAAGTTCCTTCCCATAAGACTGGAGCGAGCCAACCAGTTGTTGCTATAACATCAGGACGTTTTCTgttgagcaaaaaaaaaaaaaaaaaaaaaaaaaaaaaaaaagaacaaaaacccagCAGATTATCCTACTGTGACAGTCTAAGTTATGCAAGTGATAATAGCTAGTAGCTGTAGAGTGCTTactatgtttttaatttctgcttttcctttcttttcccctggAAAGATCTATAGTATCCCCTTTGTGGAACTGAGGATATGGCTCACCcagttaaaggtgcttgccacaagagcatgaggacccaagtctgGTTCCCTAGAACTCGTGTCAAAAATGCTAGGCATGGTGCACACCTAGAGGTAGAAATAGGAGGATCCCTAGGACTCACTGAATACCCAGCCTAGCCCTCAGTGAGAATCTGTCTCATAAATAGAGTAAAAACAGACTGAAGGAGacaattgggggagggggaggggaggagaggggaggggaggggaagggaggggaggggagaagaggagagaggagagagaagaggagaggagttTCCTATGCCTctgagggagaaaaggtgacTAGCCATGAGAGATCTTAGATGGAGTGGCCACACACCTGCTCCTACATACAGGTGGGTAGTCGGGATGTTTATCTGGGACTAGATGTAACTAAGCAACTAaagttgagggcagatttaggatCCTGAGCAAAGAATATTTATAAGGGCATGCTTCTCCAGGTGGGAGATAAGTAGCATCCAGCAATTGTGCCAAAAAGCAGGTTGAATTTGAacacctgtgtgtgtctgtgttttcatcCAAGGATCCAATATTCTCTGGGCAGGTGCTGGTAGCATGGTCCTTTTTGGGAGCTTTGGCAGGGTAACAAAGCTACATGCAACAGGtatgggagacagctcagtgagaaAGTTCTTCCTATACAAGCACAAGGAATTCAACCCCCAACACCCAAGTGATGACTTCATGGtgatgcttttgcagaggaccctgagtaagttctcagcacccacatataaTGGCTCTCAACCACGtgtagctccaattccaggagatcacCATCTACTGACTTTTGTGGGTTCctgcacacacaaactcatgcatACAAActcatgcagtgtgtgtgtgtgtgtgtatgtgtgtattttaagtgGGGCGTtttggtgcatgtctgtaattccagcaatgGAAGAGGGAGACAGGAGCACCCTAGAGGTGTAGGGAGCAGCAAACCTAGACAGGTATTGAACATGACTTAAAATATACGGTGGAAAGTGATACCGGAAGATATCCATTGTCACTggcccacatacacatgcatactcatgagcacacatacacactcacaaaaaaaaaaaaaaacaaatttaggggctgaagagatggattaGTGGTGAAGAGTGcagtgctcttgcagaagacgtAAATTTGATCACCAGAACCCATATGAACTTGCTAAGAGCAGCCTGCAGCTCCAGCTGCAGAGAGCCCAGCAGCCCTTCTACTCTTCTGCAGCCatgtacactcatgtgcacacacacacacacacgattgaaACTAAAGTGttaccattttaaaatacaacattGTTTAACAGAAGATTAAACAGAAGATGAAGAGGTAAATCGTTAGAGTCCTTAACTATGAAACCCTTCCTCTGAGAGCGAAATGCTGGTAAGAGGACACATTATACAAAGGAGGCTCAGTATGCTAGTGAGCAACAGGAGCCATCCTCTGGATGCCATCATCACAGCTTTGCCTCTCAAACCTAGTTCTGCCTTAGTGAGTCTGTGCAGAGTGCCCCCCAGCACAGGAATGGAGATTATATGTGGCTAAACAATGTGCCCATCACTTAGATGGAGCTAGGCAGGCAGTGAGTGTCCAGTGCCATACACACTGCCTAGCTGAGGAGTCAGTGAATTTTATGATGAAGTGTGTCACAGTTGGCTTATTTCCACCACAGCCTCTATCCTTACTATGCATCTGTCTGTCCAGAAGCAGCTAACCTACCAGAAAGTGGGAGAGTCAACAGAAGTCTCCATTTCAGTGCAAATTGAGAGCTTGATTCTCTGCAATGTTGAGGTCCtgccaatgattttttttctggttacaTGTTTTTCAAAGTTGAAATGCATAGTCCATAAGGGTAGGTAGATGTGAGAAAGGGTTTGCTCTCGATTACATTAGATAATTAATTTATAGAGTGATTTATGACTGCGATTCCATGGGTTGGGAGACACTACTTCACAAGAGAGGAATCGAATCCCTTCCTCAGGAAATAAAGTCATGGTCCATAAAACCACTTGCAGGTCATTGGagttttcttaaatgtttaattaaaaggtaaaaatatcattaatatacTGGCTGGGAAAATGATTCTCATTACCAAGGAGATACAAGTTGCTACTGCAAAAATGACAGCAAGGAGAACTGCCTTCCAAAGAACTCTCTGGGATGCTCTCCACTAAGCTCATGTCCAGGAATAATGGTCCTTGGAAAATAGCGGTGCCTCAACAGGACTGCACCACTGAGGGACTTGCGGTCATCAGAAATGGAGGTGATCAGAACGGAGGCCAAGAGTGTATTAGCAGTGGATAAGGGAGCCATGGATCTGATTATCATCTACTTCCACTTAGTATCCATCTCTGCAGCAGCTGTTGCAATAGGACTGTAACAATGATTTATTGTGtatgttactttattttcttctctttctctgctacTTTGTAGGGTGAGTGTTGGGCATGGCTAATGTCATCCTGTGATGATACTGTGATGGCACTGATGGATGGCTTCTCTTTCACAGCCCTGGCAATCCCTGATCTCCTATAAATCATGTGCCACTTGCTCCTCTAGGCCTAGGCATGCTCACAGCCAAGAAtgaaatatttgatattataaaaCTAACATCAAGAAAgtatgtaaaataagtaaaacattaCTAATATTTACCCACTATAGATTGGAAAATAAATAGTATGATAATCAAATGTAATTGAATAGCCTAAATCAAAGATTAAATTCTGtgtcatttatctatttacttgtttgtttgtctgtctgactgtctgtctgtttattatttatttatgtatatttttaatgttt
It encodes the following:
- the LOC110290101 gene encoding N-acetyllactosaminide alpha-1,3-galactosyltransferase-like 1 → MQYKKAALLLMLLAVLLALTQRYSYSRTKDHLQKMYACWKDHLEEPHLSTWFDPKKRPDVIATTGWLAPVLWEGTYNREVLEQYYQRLNVTIGLAVFATGNFTKEPLRRFIKSADEYFMAGYSVIFYILADSTYNLPYFELGPLRTLKTWRLFEEEMCQDCNLRNMINMHSKIIHYIQYEVNFLFMMAVNQTFKNNFGVETLGKSVAQLHAWWYFKKPRDFPYERRTKAAAFIPFEEGDFYYHRAIVGGTPLDVLNLIEQYIKGIKEDSTNKLVSTFESHLNKYFFINKPARVLSPEYNWDPRFKTPPEIKHIKIAWKP